TCAAGAAATATTAATTTGATACATCATGACATATCAAAAGAATACACTAATGATACTGACTTAAGTAATACTGACTATATAGAGACTAAGAATAATGATACGCATGATATGAATGATACATATAACAATTCAACAAACCACAATCATTCGAATCATACAAATCATCAACAAAATGAATTTAATAATGATGCCTTAAAATTCCAAGTGCTTGAAGAATTGCCACAACAAATCAAAGATTACGTAAGTAATTTTGAAATTAGAGAAATTCGTATTATTAAAAGTGTTTTACTCAAAGGGAAGAAATCATTTAATAATGCCCATGATACCTATTATCGTTTAGAAGATGTTGAGTTTGAAATTGTCAGTGTCTTAAAACGTTTTAAAGCGATGCTGCTACAAAAGAATGAAACCGTTGAAGCTATGCAAGGATATTTAATGCAATCGATTAAAGCTGAACTTGAAGAAATACACGCACTTAATATGCGTCGTCAAAACATGAAACAACATAATATCTTTAGCCAATAATTTAGATAATTTTATAGCAATCAAAGAGACCTCGAAATATTCGGTTAAGTCATCAGATTATTTAACTGGAGATAGCGAAAAAGATTCAGAGATTGTTAATGATTTAGAAAAAGGTTTATATCGAAAACGT
This is a stretch of genomic DNA from Staphylococcus saprophyticus subsp. saprophyticus ATCC 15305 = NCTC 7292. It encodes these proteins:
- a CDS encoding replication initiator protein A, whose translation is MSNFNIKEIQKEKFYQLPKVFFTNPKYVNLSNDAKITWSILRDRLDLSIRNNWVDKNGDIFFIYTNEKLKSILNISSPNKLSKIKKELTQADLFNQIRVGLNKPNKLYIKKPEVTEADVYYISQQENDIEQRNNTDVSNSYVQKYDNDTSRNINLIHHDISKEYTNDTDLSNTDYIETKNNDTHDMNDTYNNSTNHNHSNHTNHQQNEFNNDALKFQVLEELPQQIKDYVSNFEIREIRIIKSVLLKGKKSFNNAHDTYYRLEDVEFEIVSVLKRFKAMLLQKNETVEAMQGYLMQSIKAELEEIHALNMRRQNMKQHNIFSQ